A genomic window from Henningerozyma blattae CBS 6284 chromosome 3, complete genome includes:
- the PAF1 gene encoding Paf1p (similar to Saccharomyces cerevisiae PAF1 (YBR279W); ancestral locus Anc_1.309) codes for MSRKQEYIAKLKYRNTLPAPLLPPKLMKYTEIPQEQVDSPEIISSLYTKTTVSSLVNVDNDLGLPLDLMKFPGLLDKMDTRLLFGYEGIKLDPKDRVLLRDPRMDRLTKTDISKVNFLRRTEYVSSVITSGNNTNTSTNSNGINNRKRGYPGRSNEDDLENILNSSQITERVENTFNSISKDLKTLKHPVKKNLHAVKTWSLLPDTASMDQSYFTLRLTGSALLDPKEKITLNLSTALFRPVELEEDEWISMYTTDKEGSNILENEVEKKIDETLNKENSEEDRIYKFKRLRDFDMRQVPNTTNSGSFGELALIFNDEDNIAYYKPLRSRIELKRRRVNDVLRPIVRENNIDQINISLRNPTTQEANSRDNLRTRFDPINFPSVDEEFDNNDDNNNINDE; via the coding sequence ATGTCCAGAAAACAAGAATATATTGCCAAATTAAAGTATCGTAATACTTTACCAGCTCCATTATTACCACCTAAATTAATGAAGTATACAGAAATTCCACAAGAACAAGTGGATTCTCcagaaataatttcttctctttATACAAAAACGACTGTTTCTTCATTAGTCAATGTTGATAATGATTTGGGTTTGCCACTggatttaatgaaatttccaggtttattagataaaatGGATActagattattatttggatatGAAGGTATCAAACTGGACCCAAAAGATAGAGTTCTGCTTAGAGACCCAAGAATGGATAGATTAACAAAGActgatatttcaaaagtTAATTTCTTGAGAAGAACTGAATATGTGTCGAGTGTAATCACATCtggtaataatactaaCACTAGTACTAATTCAAATGGcataaataatagaaaacgTGGTTATCCTGGAAGAtctaatgaagatgatttagaaaatatattaaactCTTCACAAATAACTGAAAGAGTTGAAAATACGTTTAATTCTATTTccaaagatttaaaaacatTGAAACATCctgtaaaaaaaaatttacatgCTGTTAAGACATGGTCGCTGTTACCGGATACTGCATCTATGGACCAAAGTTATTTCACTCTAAGATTAACAGGTAGTGCATTGTTGGACCCAAAGGAGAAAATAACTTTAAACTTATCCACTGCATTATTCAGACCAGTGGAACTGGAAGAAGATGAATGGATTTCAATGTACACAACTGATAAGGAAGGATCTAATATATTGGAGAATGAAGTAGAAAAGAAGATCGATGAaacattaaataaagaaaattcagAAGAAGATAGAATTTACAAGTTTAAAAGACTAAGAGACTTTGATATGAGACAAGTACCAAATACCACTAACAGTGGGTCCTTTGGAGAACTAGCGTTGatatttaatgatgaagataataTCGCATATTACAAACCACTACGTTCAAGAATCGAATTGAAACGTAGACGTGTCAATGACGTTTTAAGGCCAATTGTTagagaaaataatattgatcaaataaatatttctttaagaAACCCAACTACACAAGAAGCTAATTCAAGGGATAATTTAAGGACTAGATTTGATCCAATTAATTTCCCAAGTgtagatgaagaatttgacaataatgatgataataacaatataaatgacgaataa
- the MPM1 gene encoding Mpm1p (similar to Saccharomyces cerevisiae MPM1 (YJL066C); ancestral locus Anc_1.310) → MGICQEEDLESSNVEQFNKKFLENKSTSFLINNHHEYENHPINYINNNGMLLPQTFFDSPSSIFDNLLPFSNNPSSFLTGSRKLPTDSQFEKCKKLSGLSVWDTSGIWNCLFPKNTPSDEINPPYTNPFKSNTSNNNEGNSINKSRFSTHWEPKLLSAPNKEEVLADKKHDLGLFFSNYNVYLSWKLHMKSLEKDLLETKRKELIKQQNKQINFPNTPEDIQIFGSSSATGNDNKNKNIIGTSQSISMNSTNEGKQKISLYKTYFDDGTVSVKTETETTPWNTKKTTKNTKEETILVEDDNS, encoded by the coding sequence ATGGGTATCTGTCAAGAAGAAGATCTAGAGTCATCAAACGTTGAACAATTTAATAAGAAATTTCTAGAAAATAAGTCTACgtcttttttaataaataatcatcaTGAATATGAAAACCATCCTATAAACTATATCAACAATAATGGGATGCTTTTACCCCAAACATTCTTTGATTCACCTTCGAGTATTTTTGATAACTTACTACCTTTTAGTAATAACCCAAGCTCATTCTTAACAGGCAGTAGGAAACTTCCAACTGATTCACAATTTGAAAAGTGTAAGAAATTAAGTGGATTGTCTGTATGGGATACTTCAGGTATTTGGAATTGTTTATTCCCTAAAAATACGCCCTCTGACGAAATCAATCCACCATATACTAATCCTTTCAAAAGCAATACATCCAATAACAATGAAGGTAACAGCATTAATAAGTCTCGATTTTCTACCCATTGGGAACCAAAACTATTATCAGCTccaaataaagaagaagtaCTTGCCGATAAGAAACACGATTTAGGGTTGTTCTTCTCGAATTATAATGTTTATTTATCCTGGAAACTACATATGAAATCTCTAGAGAAAGATCTACTTGAGACTAAGAGAAAAGAGTTGATCAAACAgcaaaataaacaaatcaACTTTCCAAACACTCCTGaagatattcaaatatttggatCGTCTTCTGCTACTGGAAAtgacaataaaaataaaaatattatcgGAACGTCACAGTCGATTAGTATGAATTCTACCAATGAGGGGAAACAGAAAATTAGCCTCTACAAGACATATTTTGACGATGGGACCGTTTCTGTTAAAACTGAAACTGAAACGACTCCTTGGAATACAAAAAAGACTACTAAAAATACCAAGGAAGAAACCATTCTTGTAGAAGATGACAACTCATAA